GCACTTTTTCGGTACATAAATCTCACCATTTTTTCCGAATCCACATTCTGAAAAGCAGCTTCAACAGCCAAAAGATTGAGAAAAGGGTTTTTAATTATATTCTGAATATCTTCATAATTGGTAGCGTAAAATGTTGGACCCATTTTTATGGCTTTCCATGACTGGCCGATGCCGTCTCTTTCTTCCACTGACGATGCTTTATAAAAATCTGTTAAGACGGTACTCATACCAAGCCTTCTACCAAGTTCAATATCTAACCAGCTGTCACCTATCATAAGACAGGCATCCTTATTTAGGAATTGTGTTTTTAAAGATGGATTTTCCCCGATAAACTTTAGCGTTTTGTCTGTATTTGGCTTATCAGTCAGACTTACTGCCGGAATATTGAAGACCTCTGCAGCAATTTTGTTTACATATCTGGGGTGACTATCTGAAACAATCACCGGCGTATGCCCATCATTTACCAGCTGACGAATAAACTCCTGCGCCCCATTGAACAAGGGAATACTGCTCACTGCGAAATCATTCAAACCATCTTTATAAGGTTTGAAGTTTTCGTGAGCTGTATCGGTTAATGTACCGTCAAGGTCCAGAAGAATAAGCATGCTACTAAACTAGTGAATTTTTAATTTCAGATGCTAGGAGAGACCTATGGCTTTTGATTGCCAATCCTTTACAGTTGTTGTGAGAATATGATCGAAACTGGATTTTGACATGCTGTACAGATCCTGCCATAATGATGTTCAGAATTTAGAAATTAGGAAACCAATTATTAATCCGATGACCAGCAACAGTATGTAGGCCATGACATTAGATTTTTTCTTATCGAGCTCAGTTTTCAGACTAGTGTTTTCTGTATTCACCACTTCTATTTTTGCATTTAGCAAAGCGGTTTCTGACTGGATGGCGGATTTCAGGTTTTTCTCGTATAGCGCTGCAATCTCTGCTTTATGTTTAGCTGTTTCGTCTGCCTGGGCTTTCAGCTGCTTCTGATTATTTTCATTGATCTGGGTAATGTGCTTTGCAGTTTCTTCCTGGAATTTAAAGAATTCTTTATTCTTCTTTCCTAACTGTTCCGTAAGGGTTTTTACCTGTTCTTCAAACTGTTTTGTAATGTCCTTTTTGACTTCGTCAATCAGGATTGCTCGGGAGTTTGATTTTTCTTCTCTGAGCTTCTCGATGATTTTATGAAGGCCATCGCCATAGTCGTGCGGAACGTGGAATCTGCGGTCTGCCAGTTTATCGAGCAGACTTTCGTCAACGGTGTGCCCAAGGGCTGTAATGGTGATGCTTTCAAGGTTAATAAATTCATTGGCAAGATCCACATCACTGAATACATCAAAGCTCTGGCGGTCTCCACCGCCGCGAACCAGTGCGATAATATCGAACTGCAATGGCTTCAATTCCTGCAATTTCTGAAGGATGGAAGTTGCTGAAGTGATATTGCAGGTAAAATCGGTGATTTCAAATTCACCGGAAGAGATGTTTAATCCTTCGTTGAAATCGTGCTGAACTATTGCGGAGTGGCCGTAGATGTTTGCAATTCTTATAGGTTCGTTACGCAGTTTTTTTTCACGAATGAAAGTTTCCAGGTCGCGAGAACCTTTTTCGAGTTTTGCCTGAATTAAATCGTATCTTTTTAAATCTTCTTCTGAAAACTGTCTTTCCTCCTGCTGTACTATTTCTTCTGCTGCAAACCGTAAATCAATACTGGAGTTCCTGACACTTTTTTCAATAAAACCTTTGAGTATATATACTTCACCATTTACCAATTTGGAGCGAAGTATACCGGATAGCTTTACGCTGATACTGGTGGTATCGGATTCGGAATACAGGAAATCGTAGTAATAACCGGCATAGGCTTTTCCCTGTCCTTGAGTGTATCTGCCTTTCAAAAAGATTAAACTAACGGTTTGAGGCAAACGCAGGGCATTGTTGAAAACCCCAATTACAGAAGCGGGTGAATAAACCTGCAGAATATTTTCTTCTGTCATTTCCAAAGATTTTCTAATAGTTACTTGTCAATTGAAATGGTGTAGAGAATAGGATTTAGATCTGCCTTTTTTATTTCAATAACATCAACATCGAAGATGTCCTCAAATTTCTGTGCATTCTTGGCAAGCCAGCCATGTTCAACGCCTGCATCAGGTCTTATTATTATTTTAAGATTAGGTGCTTTAAATACAAAAAATCTGTAATGCGGAATTTTTTCTTCAAGTACTTCCACATTCGGAATATCAAAATTATTTTCTGCATATGACTTTATAAACTGATTTCTTTCAGAAGAATTTTCGAAGTTATTGAAGAACATTTTTTTATATGAAAACTCTGAAAATTCTTTAAAATGCAAAGTAAAACTTTCAATATTAAAATTTAGATTTTGCCTTAAGCTGTCTAAGAATTGTACTAACAAAATTGATGAAAAAGGAGATTTCACATATCTATCAAAATACGAAACCTCAAAGTTTTTACCAGACATTTCTTTCTTTAGATCTAATCCTTTGTTTTTTAATTCGTTTACAACAAGTAATGAAATTTCATTAGAGTGAATTATATTTTGTTCTTCAATAAATAATTCAAAAGTCGGTAATCCAAAAGACGGTTCTGCTGCTTTGTCAAAATTTTGAAGTTCTTCTGTTTTTACTCTGAAAGAAGCCCCCTGGGTAACAGTACCCCAATTTTTATTAAATAAATTGTCAAACATTTCTGCAAAATACTCATAAGTTGTCCCATCAATTAACTTAATAACTGCAATCTTTTGTAAGGAAGCTTTGGTTTTGGTATTGTTTAACAATATTGAGCTCCAAGAGTTAACATTAACGAATGTTATTTTATCTTGCTGGTTTTGATAAGTCGCTTCCTCATTCAGCACAAAATTAATGTTAACTTTATTACGTAAGCGGTTAATAAAATTTGCATCGTCAGGATCCCAAAAGTTTACTTTTGAATCCACAAAAAACCATATTTCCGAGACTGCATTTCTGAATATCTGTTTATTAATATCATCTTTTGCATTCCCAATTATTTTTTTAATATCGGGAAATTCCTTAACCAGATTTTCAGCAATTGTTTGATCAAGGGCGCTTATGATCCATTCAATCGCAGGATTTCTATCTAAAAGATGTAAATTTTTACTTGTATGTCTATCGACAAGGCACTTTGTACAAGCATTTTGACAGTCACAAGTTTGCAATTTTCGAAGTGCAATATTTAGGATTGATTCTAAATGAAATGAAAACTGAGATGAATATCCCGCGCCACCGCGTGCCGTGTCAAAAATAAAAACTGTTCTATATTTATCGTACTGTTTTACACCAAAACTTAATTCCTGCTCTTCAATCGCCAAATATTCAGCTAGTGTTTTTGTAAAAATAACACCCAAGGAATACAGTAATGATTCGTTGTTACTATATTCTCCATTTTTTTCTCTGATTCTTACTTCACAAAAGTCCGTCTGATAACGTCCACCCAGAATCACATTCTTTCTTATGGAGTATTTATTTTCGTTTCCTTCACAGATGTCATTTTCATTTTGGTTTTTACCTCCACGTAAGCGTTTATGGTTCTCCAGACGCTCCTCTGAAAGTTCTGTACGGCCACAATTTAAACAAACAGCAAAACCATCCCCTTTTCCTTTATTGTAGTATAAGATTTCAGCATTATCTGAGCTTTCCCTAACATCTATTAACGATGATTCATCGGTGGACCAGGGTCTAATATTCATTAACAATGGTTCTACAACGTTGAAAGACGAAGACTCAGAAATTTTTCTAGATTTTGAATCTCTGATATCAACTGCAAAACCCACTGGTTCGATCAATTCTGTAAATCTCCCACTACGTGCATTTTTAAAATTAATTCCGGTGTAATTTTCTTCACCGCAATGAGGACAAGGTGAATTAAGTCCATTTTCAGCAGTGTTTTCTACAATACGTTGGAAACCACAAGATTTACATGACTGAATTATATCCCGACGTGCCTGATTACCATAAATATTTTTTGTAATGATACCGCCTGATGTGTAACTCCAGCCATCTAAAACAATTTGATTGCCTGGCGCAAAATCTACTAAAGCTCTGGTAATATGGAAAGATGGATTAGATTTTCTAAAATTGCCACCTTTACCTAAGTCGGCTACGGTGGTAAGATCCATATCAACAATACCTGTAGGAATACCGGCGCTTGGCGTAAAGCCTTCTTCTGCAAAATAAGTCAAAGCATTTTTGCCAATAAACTGAGTAAGCTGATAATTCACGGCTTTATATTCCGGACTTGTTGCCCCATAGGATTCTGCAATTTTTGATAAAGACGTCTCGAAGTTTCTGATACGTTCAGCTACCTTCGTACTTAATTTTTCAAAATTAAATCTTGCCTTTATGATATATACCGCATTAGCTTTTCCAGAGAGAGTCGTTCCCTTTACGAGCTGTATAATTTCTTTGTTATATTCATCTTTTGATAACGCAAGCAACCAATTTGAGAATTGCAAACCTAATGGATTACTGCCAGTGAAGAAACCTTCAATCTTTTCGTTCACATTAATACCCTGAACTGCATCTGACTGAATAAATTTTCCCAAGAAAAAAGCATTTAAGTGTCTATTAACGACTTCCGGACTATTAAATGACAACATAGGTGGTGCAATTTTATGATCCAAAGCCCAAGAAGGCGTATTGAAGGCGTTCGCTCCGACAGGGTTTGGTGCACAAATGGTTAATGCCAAAGATTTGTTTTCAGATCGTCGACCAGCTCGACCGGTTCTTTGCAAGTAATTTGCAGGACCTGGTGGTACATTGTTCATAAGTACTGCAGAAATACCACCAATATCCACGCCCATCTCCATTGTTGTTGAGCAATTCAGTACATTTAGCTTTCCACTTTCGAACTTTTCCTCAAGCTGTTTTAATCTTGCTTCTTTCTGTTGAGCAGAATGTTCTCCTGCCACAAATAAGGGTTTAATATCTATGACTCTCTCATGAAGACTATTCCAAACTCCATTGTTTCTCAACTCAACAGAGTTTTCACGTATCCATGTCAATGTTTGATTATGGTCAACAACATTTTCACTATTGAGATTGAATGGAAATGGGAATATTGGAAAGTCTACTTGCTTTTTTATTTTGAAATGTCGGATATTATCAGCTGATAAACGACCTGTTATCCAAGGGGAGTAACCTTTAAAAGCTCTGTCAATAAGTCTTTGCTTGACAGGACACAGGAAAAGCTTCGTTGCAAGCTCAAATTCCGTTTTCTCTTCAAAATTTAATCTATACCTTCCTTCATCATTAGTCAGAATATTTGTTGAAATAACTTTCCACAATTCTAGAATTAAATCATTTATTTCATCAACTTTTTCAGCGGTTAATTCTTCCTTTTCAGTAATATTTAAACCAGCGCAAATTAACAATACAAGTCTGTTCTGTCTGATACTATTCTCATTTACCTGTGGCCAATCTTCTTTAGTTAATGAACTGCGCCGAAAAAATGAATTAGAATAATTCCACACCGTCTGCGGGATATGAAAGTTAAAATTTGCTCTCACGAAATAGTCCATAGAAATCTTCAGCAAATCTTTCCACTCGGCTAAATCAATACCTAGTTTTTTTGCAATATCAGGTAATTGAGCTTTATCGAAATGGGGATAAACTAAATTTACCATTCCAAGATTCTCCAAAGATCTTTCCCGCGGAATTCGTCGTGCAAATTGGTCAAAAAACAATGATTGCAGGAAATTCTTCCATTCGTCGTTGTAATTACCACCAATATTATTATTGAATAGTACTTTTAAGCCAGATTTTCCACTTAATAATTCATATAACCGATTCCATGATAATCTAGGAGCTGAAGGATCACCTACCGAAGAATTTGCTTTTCGTAAATTATCTA
This DNA window, taken from Chryseobacterium sp. 6424, encodes the following:
- a CDS encoding exodeoxyribonuclease VII large subunit, translated to MTEENILQVYSPASVIGVFNNALRLPQTVSLIFLKGRYTQGQGKAYAGYYYDFLYSESDTTSISVKLSGILRSKLVNGEVYILKGFIEKSVRNSSIDLRFAAEEIVQQEERQFSEEDLKRYDLIQAKLEKGSRDLETFIREKKLRNEPIRIANIYGHSAIVQHDFNEGLNISSGEFEITDFTCNITSATSILQKLQELKPLQFDIIALVRGGGDRQSFDVFSDVDLANEFINLESITITALGHTVDESLLDKLADRRFHVPHDYGDGLHKIIEKLREEKSNSRAILIDEVKKDITKQFEEQVKTLTEQLGKKNKEFFKFQEETAKHITQINENNQKQLKAQADETAKHKAEIAALYEKNLKSAIQSETALLNAKIEVVNTENTSLKTELDKKKSNVMAYILLLVIGLIIGFLISKF
- a CDS encoding DEAD/DEAH box helicase, with the protein product MNFNNFYNKTESRLRDSITSLWATGDGTMQRYFDYLFEKKPLIAEPIFQNTFPWEPSEQKMSDLTDIFDPKLIEALDKIKKKDFQFPADRNPYKHQIESWKRLLKEKKSIAVTTGTGSGKTECFMLPVLQDIYENCRNNTGVNAIFLYPLNALIASQQKRIHEWCTALPGINYAVYNGNTSEDAPQSAITESLPQLISRKQVRQSPPQILFTNPTMLEYILIRNKDTELLKNSEGKLRWILLDEAHTLTGSSASEMALLIRRVIDAFKTDIKSIRFAITSATVGDGNDEHLIKFMSDLCGIDSSQISIIKGKRVLNSYDPKSIAALDIDKELVDKLRSDILAKNYLSRSNISKYFHSDPKINTLEWVDELAETGALPVRGHFFSRSIGGVFVCTNPSCNIHGANKPASAPGTFHTVSAKNCDCGWPLLELIACRSCGNFMLEGELKSDSNKARIITQISNVTQAAFDLDAEDDETNRDLDQVGSNRVLIIRNIAGQKLAIDDWESLGFDINGRTNSSSSHFMSHLGAEQNCPFCAENTVNPIHFRISSTFINRILSDILLEETPKDANVTESMLWDGRKYISFTDSRQGTARISALLNIDNEKNWLRAMVYHFLCKETKDHKPATTNSSGGLGTEQLEQLLEFAPNDQLRTQIQIQIDNLRKANSSVGDPSAPRLSWNRLYELLSGKSGLKVLFNNNIGGNYNDEWKNFLQSLFFDQFARRIPRERSLENLGMVNLVYPHFDKAQLPDIAKKLGIDLAEWKDLLKISMDYFVRANFNFHIPQTVWNYSNSFFRRSSLTKEDWPQVNENSIRQNRLVLLICAGLNITEKEELTAEKVDEINDLILELWKVISTNILTNDEGRYRLNFEEKTEFELATKLFLCPVKQRLIDRAFKGYSPWITGRLSADNIRHFKIKKQVDFPIFPFPFNLNSENVVDHNQTLTWIRENSVELRNNGVWNSLHERVIDIKPLFVAGEHSAQQKEARLKQLEEKFESGKLNVLNCSTTMEMGVDIGGISAVLMNNVPPGPANYLQRTGRAGRRSENKSLALTICAPNPVGANAFNTPSWALDHKIAPPMLSFNSPEVVNRHLNAFFLGKFIQSDAVQGINVNEKIEGFFTGSNPLGLQFSNWLLALSKDEYNKEIIQLVKGTTLSGKANAVYIIKARFNFEKLSTKVAERIRNFETSLSKIAESYGATSPEYKAVNYQLTQFIGKNALTYFAEEGFTPSAGIPTGIVDMDLTTVADLGKGGNFRKSNPSFHITRALVDFAPGNQIVLDGWSYTSGGIITKNIYGNQARRDIIQSCKSCGFQRIVENTAENGLNSPCPHCGEENYTGINFKNARSGRFTELIEPVGFAVDIRDSKSRKISESSSFNVVEPLLMNIRPWSTDESSLIDVRESSDNAEILYYNKGKGDGFAVCLNCGRTELSEERLENHKRLRGGKNQNENDICEGNENKYSIRKNVILGGRYQTDFCEVRIREKNGEYSNNESLLYSLGVIFTKTLAEYLAIEEQELSFGVKQYDKYRTVFIFDTARGGAGYSSQFSFHLESILNIALRKLQTCDCQNACTKCLVDRHTSKNLHLLDRNPAIEWIISALDQTIAENLVKEFPDIKKIIGNAKDDINKQIFRNAVSEIWFFVDSKVNFWDPDDANFINRLRNKVNINFVLNEEATYQNQQDKITFVNVNSWSSILLNNTKTKASLQKIAVIKLIDGTTYEYFAEMFDNLFNKNWGTVTQGASFRVKTEELQNFDKAAEPSFGLPTFELFIEEQNIIHSNEISLLVVNELKNKGLDLKKEMSGKNFEVSYFDRYVKSPFSSILLVQFLDSLRQNLNFNIESFTLHFKEFSEFSYKKMFFNNFENSSERNQFIKSYAENNFDIPNVEVLEEKIPHYRFFVFKAPNLKIIIRPDAGVEHGWLAKNAQKFEDIFDVDVIEIKKADLNPILYTISIDK